In Pseudophryne corroboree isolate aPseCor3 chromosome 7, aPseCor3.hap2, whole genome shotgun sequence, a single window of DNA contains:
- the RBBP6 gene encoding E3 ubiquitin-protein ligase RBBP6 isoform X1 has protein sequence MSCVHYKFSSKLNYDTVTFDGLHISLADLKKQIMGRERLKAADCDLQITNAQTQEEYTDETALIPKNSSVIVRRIPIGGVRTATKTYVISRAEPVSGPSKAIDDASASLSLAQLAKTPNLVEANASEEDKIKAMISQSGHEYDPVNYMKKPLGPPPPSYTCYRCLKPGHYIKNCPTNGDKSFESVPRIKKSTGIPRSFMVEVEDPNMKGAMLTNTGKYAIPTIDAVAYAMGKKEKPPFLPEDPSSSSEEEDPIPDELLCMICKDMMNDAVVIPCCGNSYCDECIRTALLESDEHTCPTCHQNDVSPDALIANKFLRQAVNNFKNETGYTKRIRKQQSAPQPRQQAAPPSRSAQQPTRPLTSRQQDPLIAPTTTTTIAPAATPTPQSTAPSHPVAPSTVQANPPPQSVPPIEPTPALPLPVHREREKPEPVFHPEKRESSRSASSVPVTSQSGLPLPNNLLIGDKGYHVPVLGQMPPVTHCLPPPTPLMRANIPRPAGPRPHMGWDGHSRGRHPHNDRPPRNQGPSLAATGPVYVPPPAPMFPPPPPHGMQLPPGVPPPQFPPQFPPGQPPAAGYNVPPPGFPSAPATVSAPWVSPAVQAAHTNALPAQSLAPPLSKEEFYREQRRLKDEEKKKSKLEEFANDFAKELLEYKKIQKERKRSYSRSKSPYSGSSYSKSSYSYSKSRSGSSRSRSYSRSFSRSRSRSFSRSPSYQKKVHGKGRAYRSRSRSHGYPRSRSRSPYRRLQSRSRSPVYRPASPNNKRLLQQQVEGEREYCNRYREFPPYEVKAMYGGRQPDLRDTYEKETYREWERNCRDWCEKYYKGCAINTMPRQRSPINRENFPENRFGLPQQARREHSPYNRGHRDNYPPPLMPRMRPVAGGYQEKLLPRDTHVMKDSRKSKEKEIFMSSSDSRANKHKKHRKRRKGEESEGLSKAGPDTSRKHRDLHGDDAKRLEPLFVPTSKDDATPVRDEPMDAESIALKPLSDKDRREKPRVKSEKTKRRTDSNQLKKESSSKVVKVEKVSGEVDKLKHAGHEPTLKKANDEAQKNETVKHATSQKEDKSIMLPRKVTLKTMKDNQDNKQSKDDKNKKDQPKDTKQDKPPIKDEKSKKADEKSRTEESKPEKRKRKADDKITDKEQEKTNVKNTTAETTETPKLSSSKTKTEAEIAKPERVPERDKITTTAPAVKKIKLNRESGKKITNTEVAGGSEEAQVKSDPTVITKTKPERVKGKLKKKVPAPDGSGSTLVDYTSTSSTGGSPVRKAEEKQDIKRTVIKTIEEYNNDSTAPPEDVIIMIQVPQSKWDKDDFESDDDANTKKSQGAPNTGKPVSVVTKPMSTVILPERDAASSEKPRPIKEQAIEGTTQHAKSTKDTSVSLVKNKIKDKDSPATEKEASDKRKGSSQTDSNSERSQQPSKERTSEKAEPGRGTSSKDFTPTREKKSDHADNKDRKLEHESRERKQEHDNRDRKIEHESREKEKKIEHDKKQESDRDKKTENDSKDRERRQEHESKDRERKQEHDRDKDKKPKHDSKVEEKKPEHDSKDKKSEHDTREHGSSKRREERRKESPIRNKDSSSSSHKVRLRDTSSETTKKVKRDSKSSSHSPGHERRPKADKKPLDAKRPRKDQASSDKSSERGREKLVSKSKTGEDLSDKKSPHSKRSPPDTKTDKEAGEKDTTKTKVPQSRSTRLSTDLTRETDEASFVPDYNESDSEASVKQEDVLAQDPQETKNKDTEPMDTTEAGNSNLLTTAPSSPTASRSHSPEDSLSSSASSAGSQDRKKRKKEKKKHKKHKKHKKHKKHTGNESETEKSQKHKHKKKKSKKSKDKETEKDEAKAKPPTPM, from the exons AGTACACTGATGAAACGGCCCTTATTCCCAAGAACTCATCTGTCATTGTCCGGAGAATTCCCATTGGAGGAGTGAGAACTGCAACCAAAACATATGTCAT AAGTCGTGCCGAGCCAGTGAGTGGACCATCAAAAGCA ATTGATGACgcttctgcatctctttctctggcCCAGCTTGCTAAG ACCCCCAATCTGGTtgaagccaatgcatctgaagaggaCAAAATCAAAGCAATGATCTCTCAGTCTGGCCACGAATATGACCCTGTAAA CTATATGAAGAAACCGCTAGGCCCCCCGCCTCCATCTTATACTTGTTATCGCTGTTTAAAGCCCGGTCACTACATTAAGAACTGTCCTACAAATGGG GACAAAAGTTTTGAGTCTGTTCCCAGGATAAAGAAGAGCACCGGAATCCCTCGCAGCTTCATGGTTGAAGTTGAGGATCCCAATATGAAGGGAGCCATGCTTACAAACACTGGAAAATACGCCATACCAACCATTGATGC TGTGGCATATGCTATGGGAAAGAAGGAAAAGCCCCCTTTTCTTCCCGAGGACCCGTCCTCCTCTTCCGAAGAGGAAGATCCTATCCCAGACGAGCTGCTATGCATGATTTGTAAAGACATGATGAATGACGCAGTTGTTATTCCCTGTTGTGGCAACAGCTACTGTGATGAAT GTATCCGCACAGCGTTACTAGAATCTGATGAGCACACGTGCCCCACTTGTCATCAGAATGACGTCTCGCCAGATGCCTTAATCGCCAACAAATTCTTACGCCAG GCTGTCAATAACTTTAAGAATGAAACCGGTTATACAAAGAGGATCCGTAAACAGCAATCTGCCCCTCAGCCACGGCAGCAGGCGGCCCCACCGTCTCGCAGTGCTCAGCAGCCAACACGGCCGTTGACCTCACGCCAGCAAGATCCTCTTATTGCCCCCACTACTACAACGACTATTGCACCAGCTGCAACTCCTACCCCTCAAAGTACTGCTCCCAGCCACCCAGTTGCACCCAGCACAGTACAAGCCAATCCTCCACCTCAGTCTGTGCCCCCTATAGAGCCTACACCAGCACTACCATTACCTGTCCACAGGGAAAGGGAGAAGCCAGAGCCTGTGTTTCA TCCGGAAAAGCGTGAAAGTTCCCGTTCTGCCTCTTCTGTTCCCGTCACCTCACAGAGCGGTTTACCGCTGCCCAACAACCTTCTCATTGGGGACAAA GGCTACCACGTTCCAGTGCTTGGGCAGATGCCGCCTGTTACTCACTGCCTTCCCCCTCCAA CTCCGcttatgagggccaatattccaagACCCGCCGGGCCAAGACCTCATATGGGATGGGATGG TCACAGCCGTGGGCGCCACCCACACAATGATCGACCGCCGAGGAACCAAGGGCCTTCACTAGCAGCCACAGGCCCAGTGTATGTTCCTCCTCCAGCGCCAATGTTTCCTCCACCGCCACCCCATGGTATGCAATTGCCGCCTGGTGTCCCGCCACCTCAGTTCCCTCCACAGTTCCCTCCTGGACAGCCACCAGCTGCAGGTTATAATGTTCCACCTCCAGGATTCCCTTCAGCTCCTGCTACAGTGTCTGCTCCTTGGGTGTCTCCAGCAGTTCAAGCAGCGCACACCAATGCACTACCAGCACAATCACTGGCACCTCCTCTGTCCAAAGAGGAGTTTTACAGAGAACAGCGACGTTTGAAAGATGA AGAGAAAAAGAAATCTAAGCTCGAAGAATTTGCCAACGATTTTGCTAAGGAACTGTTAGAATACAAGAAAATTCAAAAAGAACGGAAGAGATCATATTCTAG GTCCAAATCTCCTTACTCTGGATCCTCTTACTCCAAAAGTTCTTATTCATATTCCAAATCGAGATCAGGTTCTTCGAGGTCGCGTTCCTACTCTCGTTCCTTCAGCAGATCGCGATCCCGGTCTTTTTCAAGATCTCCTTCGTACCAGAAGAAAGTCCATGGCAAAGGGCGTGCTTACCGTTCTAGGTCCCGCTCTCACGGATATCCTCGTTCCAGATCTAGGTCTCCGTACAGGAGACTTCAGTCACGATCTAGGTCCCCGGTGTACAGACCAGCCTCCCCTAACAATAAGAGACTGCTTCAACAACAAGTTGAGGGGGAGCGGGAATATTGCAACCGCTACCGTGAATTCCCACCATATGAAGTCAAAGCTATGTATGGTGGTCGACAGCCTGATCTTAGAGATACTTATGAAAAGGAAACCTACAGAGAGTGGGAACGAaactgcagggactggtgtgagaagTATTATAAAGGATGTGCAATTAATACTATGCCAAGACAAAGGTCACCTATCAATAGGGAAAATTTCCCTGAGAACCGATTTGGTCTTCCACAGCAGGCCCGCAGGGAACACTCCCCTTATAATCGTGGCCATAGAGACAATTATCCTCCACCATTGATGCCTCGAATGCGACCTGTGGCTGGTGGTTATCAGGAGAAGCTGTTGCCACGTGATACTCATGTAATGAAGGATTCTAGAAAATCAAAGGAAAAGGAAATTTTCATGTCATCTAGTGACTCCAGAGCAAACAAACATAAGAAACATCGCAAGAGAAGAAAAGGGGAGGAAAGTGAAGGCTTGTCTAAAGCTGGCCCCGACACATCTAGAAAACATAGGGACTTGCATGGTGATGATGCCAAAAGGCTTGAACCTCTATTTGTACCTACAAGTAAAGATGATGCCACCCCAGTGAGAGACGAACCCATGGATGCAGAGTCCATTGCTCTCAAACCTCTGTCCGATAAGGACAGACGGGAAAAACCCAGAGTGAAATCTGAGAAGACCAAACGCAGAACTGATAGTAACCAACTGAAGAAGGAAAGTTCCTCCAAAGTAGTCAAGGTTGAAAAAGTAAGTGGTGAAGTAGATAAACTGAAACATGCAGGCCATGAACCAACTCTAAAGAAGGCCAATGACGAGGCTCAAAAGAATGAGACTGTGAAACATGCCACTTCACAAAAAGAGGACAAATCCATCATGCTTCCACGCAAAGTCACTCTTAAGACAATGAAGGACAATCAGGATAATAAACAATCAAAGGATGATAAGAACAAAAAAGATCAACCAAAAGACACAAAGCAAGACAAACCGCCAATTAAAGATGAAAAGTCGAAGAAGGCCGATGAAAAATCCAGAACGGAGGAGTCCAAGCCTGAAAAACGCAAGCGAAAAGCTGATGATAAAATCACAGACAAGGAACAGGAAAAGACTAATGTTAAAAATACAACAGCCGAGACCACTGAGACTCCAAAGCTGTCTTCTTCAAAAACGAAGACTGAGGCAGAGATTGCAAAACCTGAAAGAGTCCCAGAAAGGGACAAAATTACTACCACTGCACCAGCTGTGAAAAAAATTAAACTGAATCGCGAAAGTGGAAAGAAAATTACAAACACTGAGGTTGCTGGAGGGTCAGAGGAAGCGCAGGTGAAAAGTGATCCTACTGTAATTACGAAGACCAAACCAGAGCGTGTTAAAGGGAAACTAAAAAAGAAAGTTCCTGCTCCCGATGGTTCTGGCTCCACATTGGTTGACTATACTAG CACAAGCTCCACCGGTGGAAGCCCTGTCCGCAAAGCTGAGGAAAAGCAAGACATCAAGAGAACAGTTATTAAAACAATCGAGGAGTACAACAATGACAGCACAGCTCCTCCTGAAGATGTCATTATAATGATTCAAGTTCCGCAGTCAAAGTGGGACAAGGATGATTTTGAGTCTGACGACGATGCCAATACCAAGAAATCGCAGGGAGCACCTAATACTGGGAAACCAGTGAGTGTTGTAACAAAACCAATGTCTACTGTAATTCTGCCAGAGAGAGATGCAGCTTCTTCGGAAAAACCCAGACCGATTAAGGAACAGGCAATTGAGGGTACAACACAGCATGCCAAATCCACAAAGGATACATCTGTCTCTCtagtcaaaaataaaataaaggataaGGATAGCCCAGCGACTGAAAAGGAAGCTTCAGATAAAAGAAAAGGAAGTTCCCAGACTGACAGCAATTCTGAACGCAGCCAGCAGCCTTCTAAAGAGAGGACATCTGAAAAGGCAGAGCCAGGTCGTGGCACATCCAGCAAAGATTTCACTCCTACACGTGAGAAAAAGTCTGATCATGCAGACAATAAGGATCGAAAACTGGAACATGAAAGCAGAGAGAGGAAGCAAGAGCATGACAACAGGGACAGAAAGATCGAACATGAGAGCAGGGAAAAGGAGAAGAAGATCGAGCATGACAAAAAGCAAGAGTCCGATAGAGACAAGAAGACTGAGAATGACAGCAAGGACAGGGAAAGGAGGCAGGAGCATGAGAGTAAAGATCGAGAAAGGAAACAAGAGCATGACCGAGACAAAGATAAGAAGCCTAAACATGACAGTAAGGTCGAAGAGAAGAAACCCGAGCATGACAGCAAAGATAAAAAGTCTGAGCATGACACCCGGGAACACGGAAGTTccaagagaagagaggagaggagaaaggAGTCTCCCATCAGGAACAAAGACTCCTCTTCTAGTTCACACAAAGTAAGACTCAGAGACACATCTAGTGAAACCACTAAAAAGGTTAAAAGAGACTCTAAGAGCAGCAGCCATAGTCCTGGGCATGAGCGAAGACCAAAGGCTGATAAAAAACCATTGGATGCTAAACGCCCAAGGAAAGACCAAGCATCTTCTGACAAAAGCAGTGAAAGGGGAAGGGAGAAACTTGTCTCCAAATCAAAAACTGGCGAAGACTTGAGTGACAAAAAATCCCCACACTCCAAACGTTCCCCACCAGATACAAAAACTGATAAGGAAGCTGGTGAAAAGGATACCACAAAGACTAAGGTGCCTCAAAGCCGCTCAACACGGCTCTCTACAGACCTAACCAGAGAGACTGATGAAGCTTCCTTTGTGCCCGATTACAACGAAAGTGACAGCGAGGCCTCCGTTAAACAGGAAGACGTTCTAGCACAGGACCCTCAGGAAACCAAAAACAAGGACACAGAACCCATGGATACTACAGAAGCAGGTAATAGTAACTTACTCACTACTGCCCCAAGCAGTCCAACCGCCAGTCGTAGCCACAGCCCAGAAGATTCTCTCAGCAGTAGCGCCAGCTCAGCAGGCAGCCAAGACCGCAAGAAAAGGAAGAAGGAAAAGAAGAAACATAAGAAGCATAAGAAACACAAGAAACATAAGAAGCACACCGGTAACGAATCAGAGACTGAAAAGAGCCAGAAACacaaacacaaaaagaaaaaatcCAAGAAGAGCAAAGACAAAGAGACTGAGAAAGATGAGGCAAAGGCCAAACCTCCGACACCCATGTAA